One window of Pseudomonadota bacterium genomic DNA carries:
- a CDS encoding class I mannose-6-phosphate isomerase — MRATPPAELPILRLVPLLKPLVWGGRRLETSLGRALPEGVAVGESWEIVDLEGEQSIVADGAFAGASLGELRRDHAAALLGAVPPLDGRFPLVLKFIDARETLSVQVHPGPAACARIGRGARPKTEAWYVMAAEPGAVLYLGLAPGTDRRAFEAALAAGDVARLLRRIEVEAGEIVHVPTGTVHAIGGGILLAEVQQSSDTTYRVFDWNRVGTDGRPRQLHVAEALDSIGFSGAATKAFEAPRSGRRGVTCAELNMEILSREEVAAGCSLSSAGFVALVGVSGSGMAEVRAGGESRRLGLGGTLLVPACRAERVELAGDGDLVVLAAFAGSGGGA; from the coding sequence GTGCGCGCGACGCCCCCAGCCGAGCTGCCGATCCTGAGGCTCGTGCCGCTGCTCAAGCCGCTCGTCTGGGGCGGACGCCGGCTCGAGACCTCGCTCGGCCGCGCGCTCCCTGAGGGCGTGGCCGTCGGCGAGTCGTGGGAGATCGTCGATCTCGAGGGCGAGCAGTCGATCGTCGCGGACGGGGCGTTCGCGGGCGCGTCGCTCGGCGAGCTGCGGAGGGATCACGCCGCGGCGCTCCTCGGCGCGGTGCCGCCCCTCGACGGGCGGTTCCCGCTCGTGCTGAAGTTCATCGACGCGCGGGAGACCTTGTCGGTCCAGGTGCACCCGGGACCCGCGGCGTGCGCGCGCATCGGGCGCGGGGCGCGGCCCAAGACCGAGGCGTGGTACGTGATGGCCGCCGAGCCCGGCGCGGTGCTGTACCTCGGCCTCGCCCCGGGCACGGATCGCCGCGCGTTCGAGGCGGCGCTCGCCGCGGGGGACGTCGCGCGCCTGCTCCGCCGGATCGAGGTCGAGGCGGGCGAGATCGTCCACGTCCCGACCGGGACGGTGCACGCGATCGGCGGCGGGATCCTGCTCGCCGAGGTGCAGCAGTCGTCCGACACGACCTACCGCGTCTTCGACTGGAACCGGGTCGGCACGGACGGGAGGCCGAGACAGCTCCACGTCGCAGAGGCGCTCGATTCGATCGGCTTCTCGGGCGCCGCGACAAAGGCCTTCGAGGCCCCGCGCTCCGGCCGCCGCGGCGTGACGTGCGCGGAGCTCAACATGGAGATCCTCTCTCGCGAGGAGGTCGCCGCCGGGTGCTCCTTGTCGAGCGCGGGCTTCGTCGCGTTGGTCGGCGTCTCGGGCTCGGGAATGGCGGAGGTGCGCGCGGGCGGCGAGTCGAGGCGGCTCGGGCTCGGCGGGACGCTGCTCGTTCCCGCGTGCCGCGCGGAGCGCGTTGAGCTCGCGGGCGACGGCGATCTCGTGGTTCTGGCGGCGTTCGCCGGCTCGGGCGGCGGCGCGTAG
- a CDS encoding J domain-containing protein, with translation MSEFDPGIDYYAVLGVGSFASADEITRAYRALAAKYHPDKHQGNDLEELAKEKLAQINAAFAVIGNPERRARYDDARRGGRASQPPGGGAPPSAAPPRQGRTGLYVLLALAGLLLALRFVRNPRTLLIIAAVIAAIWLAPRIVRYFKK, from the coding sequence TTGAGCGAGTTCGATCCCGGGATCGACTACTACGCGGTGCTCGGCGTCGGATCCTTCGCGAGCGCGGACGAGATCACGAGGGCGTACCGCGCCCTCGCGGCGAAGTACCACCCCGACAAGCACCAGGGCAACGACCTCGAGGAGCTCGCGAAGGAGAAGCTGGCGCAGATCAACGCGGCGTTCGCCGTGATCGGGAACCCCGAGAGACGGGCGCGCTACGACGACGCACGGCGCGGCGGGCGGGCCTCGCAACCTCCGGGGGGCGGCGCCCCACCCTCTGCCGCGCCTCCCAGGCAGGGGCGCACGGGGCTGTACGTGCTCCTCGCGCTCGCCGGCCTGCTGCTGGCGCTGCGGTTCGTCCGCAACCCGCGGACGCTCCTGATCATCGCGGCCGTGATCGCCGCCATCTGGCTCGCCCCGCGCATCGTGCGCTATTTCAAGAAGTAG